The Verrucomicrobiia bacterium genome segment CGCCCAATACCTCCGCCGTGAGGCGCAGATGCGCGGGGGCGACCATTCCGCCCTTCGCGATCTGCTGGCCATCCGCCTGGCCTACGATGCCGCCCTCCACGACGCCCATGCCCGGGACGAGGTGTTTGCCCGGGACTGGCCGCGGGCGACGAAAGGGGTTGCCGACGAGACCCTCATTGGCGTGCTGGCCCGCTGGCAGCTCGCCTATGAACTGGGCCATCAGCAGGAGCTCGCCCGCGCGCTGTGCGCGCAGCCCTCCCATCGCCCCGCCGCGCGGCCGGAGTTCCAGGCGGTCTTCTGCATTGATGTGCGCTCAGAGGTCCTTCGCCGCCACCTCGAGGCCGCGGCGCCCGGCGCCCAGACGCTCGGCTTCGGCGGGTTTTTCGGATTCCCCATCTCGCATCGCGCTGCCGACACCGACGTCCCGACCGCGCGTTGCCCCGTGCTGCTCGTCCCTCCGATCTCCACCGTTGAGGCCGCCGGTGCCGGCGAGGTTGCGGCCGCCCGCGCCCGCCGCGCCCGCAGCGGAGCGTGGAAGGCGTTTCAGAACTCCGCTGTCTCCTGCTTCTCGTTTGTCGAGACGGCCGGCCTGGCCTTTGCCGGCGTTCTCGGGCGCAACCGGGATGCCGGCTCCTGCGGCTGCGCCGGGCCGGCGCCGGAGTGGGCCGCGCCGGCTGCCGATGCCACCGCTGCGCAGGCCGCGGTCGCGTGCGGCGCGCTGGACAGCATGGGCCTGACGCGGAATTTCGCGCGGCTCGTGCTCTTCTGCGGCCATGGCAGCCAGAGCGCCAACAATCCCTACGCGTCGGCGCTGGACTGCGGTGCGTGTGGCGGGCACGCCGGCGACGTCAATGCCCGCCTTGCAGCCGCAACCCTCAACGACCCTGGCGTGCGGGCCTGCCTCGCCGACCGGGGCCTCCTTGTCCCCGACGACACGTGGTTTCTCGCCGGATTGCACAACACCGCCACCGACGAAATCACGCTGTTTGACGTGTCGTCCGTGCCCGCCAGCCACGCCGCAGATCTGGCGGCGCTGCGCCGCGTTATCGAAGCAGCCGGCGCCGCCGCCGCGCGGGAACGCGCCGCCGCCCTGGGCCTGGCCACCCTGCCGGCCACCCGACTGCCCCGGAGTCTCCGGGCCCGTGCTGCGGACCCCTCCGAAGTCCGGCCCGAATGGGGCCTGGCCAACAACGCCGCCCTTGTCGCCGCACCCCGCAGCCGCACGGCCGCGCTCCACCTCCACGGTCGGGTCTTCCTTCACGACTACGATGCGGCGTCGGACCGCGATCTCAGCGTCCTGACGCTCATCCTTTCCGCCCCGGTCGTGGTCGCCAGCTGGATCAACCTCCAGTACTACGCCTCCCGGGTGGACCCCCGGCACTACGGGAGCGGGAACAAGACGCTGCACAACGTCGCCGGCGGGATCGGTGTCGTGGAAGGCAACGGCGGCGACCTGCGCACCGGCCTGCCCCTCCAATCGCTGCATGACGGCAGAGCATTCCTCCACGAACCCCGCCGCCTTTCCGTCTTTGTCGAAGCGGCGCCCGACGCCCTTGCCACCGTTCTCGCGGCCCAGCCGGCTGTCCGGGAGCTTTTCGATCACGGCTGGATCCACCTGTTCGCCCTCGTCGGCGACCGTTGCCTGCGCTACCGCGC includes the following:
- a CDS encoding DUF2309 domain-containing protein; amino-acid sequence: MTAITEPPAAALDHAITTALRRIPPLWPLGHFVAVNPFAGLSGLPFTGACALLQRTVGTVPLLPPAGYLALYEEGAITDAHLDTVADDPGSAAALVGALRRHVGAATGAPIPTVADLLDRESPHAHWSVFIAEEISKWCAVALDDNQTIWRFPWRDAGLYAGWRSAALVDGNPEAFGLAGFRAFVAELPGDADAAIAHCLQRLGRHEADPTDFLHRQLASVAGWAGYAQYLRREAQMRGGDHSALRDLLAIRLAYDAALHDAHARDEVFARDWPRATKGVADETLIGVLARWQLAYELGHQQELARALCAQPSHRPAARPEFQAVFCIDVRSEVLRRHLEAAAPGAQTLGFGGFFGFPISHRAADTDVPTARCPVLLVPPISTVEAAGAGEVAAARARRARSGAWKAFQNSAVSCFSFVETAGLAFAGVLGRNRDAGSCGCAGPAPEWAAPAADATAAQAAVACGALDSMGLTRNFARLVLFCGHGSQSANNPYASALDCGACGGHAGDVNARLAAATLNDPGVRACLADRGLLVPDDTWFLAGLHNTATDEITLFDVSSVPASHAADLAALRRVIEAAGAAAARERAAALGLATLPATRLPRSLRARAADPSEVRPEWGLANNAALVAAPRSRTAALHLHGRVFLHDYDAASDRDLSVLTLILSAPVVVASWINLQYYASRVDPRHYGSGNKTLHNVAGGIGVVEGNGGDLRTGLPLQSLHDGRAFLHEPRRLSVFVEAAPDALATVLAAQPAVRELFDHGWIHLFALVGDRCLRYRADGWSPVS